A region from the Wansuia hejianensis genome encodes:
- the rplF gene encoding 50S ribosomal protein L6: MSRIGRLPVAVPAGVTVDIKEGNDVTVKGPKGTLQRVLPEEMSIKLEDGQVIVTRPNDLKKMKSLHGLTRTLIHNMVVGVSEGYEKVLEVNGVGYRAAKQGKKLVLNLGYSHPVEMEDPAGLESAVDGNKITVKGIDKEKVGQYAAEIRDKRRPEPYKGKGIKYADEVIRRKVGKTGKK; the protein is encoded by the coding sequence ATGTCACGTATAGGAAGACTGCCAGTAGCCGTTCCCGCCGGTGTTACGGTTGATATTAAAGAGGGAAATGATGTTACAGTAAAGGGTCCGAAAGGAACTCTCCAGAGAGTCCTGCCGGAAGAAATGTCTATCAAGCTGGAAGACGGCCAGGTAATCGTTACCAGGCCAAATGATTTGAAAAAAATGAAGTCCCTGCACGGGCTGACCAGAACTCTGATCCACAACATGGTTGTAGGCGTCAGCGAAGGATATGAGAAAGTTCTGGAGGTTAACGGCGTCGGTTATCGTGCAGCGAAACAGGGAAAGAAACTGGTTCTGAATCTGGGTTACTCTCACCCGGTAGAGATGGAAGATCCGGCTGGTCTGGAATCTGCTGTCGACGGAAACAAGATCACTGTTAAAGGTATCGATAAAGAAAAAGTCGGCCAGTATGCAGCTGAAATCAGAGACAAGAGAAGACCTGAGCCTTATAAGGGCAAGGGAATCAAGTATGCTGATGAAGTGATCAGACGTAAAGTCGGCAAGACTGGTAAGAAATAA
- the rpsH gene encoding 30S ribosomal protein S8 produces the protein MSMSDPIADMLTRIRNANTAKHDVVDVPASKMKIAIADILVNEGYIAKYDLVEEGSYKTIRITLKYGADKNEKIISGLKRISKPGLRVYVNKEELPRVLGGLGIAILSTNQGVITDKQARKLQVGGEVLAFVW, from the coding sequence ATGTCAATGAGCGATCCAATTGCAGATATGCTTACAAGAATCCGTAACGCGAACACAGCGAAACATGACGTTGTAGACGTTCCGGCATCAAAAATGAAAATAGCCATTGCCGATATCCTCGTTAATGAGGGATACATCGCAAAATATGATCTTGTCGAAGAAGGGTCTTACAAAACGATCCGTATCACCCTGAAATACGGTGCAGATAAGAATGAAAAAATCATTTCTGGATTAAAGAGAATTTCCAAACCCGGTCTTCGTGTATATGTGAACAAAGAAGAACTGCCAAGAGTTCTGGGCGGTCTGGGAATTGCAATCCTTTCCACCAACCAGGGAGTGATTACCGACAAACAGGCCAGAAAGCTGCAGGTAGGCGGCGAAGTCCTGGCATTTGTGTGGTGA
- a CDS encoding type Z 30S ribosomal protein S14 — protein sequence MAKTAMKIKQQRTAKFSTREYNRCRICGRPHAYLRKYGICRICFRELAYKGQIPGVKKASW from the coding sequence ATGGCGAAAACAGCAATGAAAATCAAACAGCAGCGCACAGCGAAATTCTCTACCAGAGAATACAACCGCTGCAGAATCTGTGGACGTCCACACGCATACCTGAGAAAATACGGAATCTGTCGTATCTGTTTCCGTGAATTAGCATATAAAGGCCAGATTCCTGGCGTGAAGAAAGCTAGTTGGTAA
- the rplE gene encoding 50S ribosomal protein L5 yields the protein MSRYKEMYKNEIVDAMTKKFGYKNVMEVPKLEKIVINMGVGEAKENAKVLDSAVGDLEKITGQKVVVTKAKKSVANFKLREGMPIGCKVTLRGEKMYEFAERLINLALPRVRDFRGVNPNAFDGRGNYALGIKEQLIFPEIEYDKVDKVRGMDVIFVTTAKTDEEARELLTLFNMPFAK from the coding sequence GTGAGCAGATATAAAGAAATGTACAAGAATGAAATCGTCGATGCCATGACGAAGAAATTCGGATATAAGAACGTAATGGAAGTGCCAAAACTCGAAAAGATCGTCATCAACATGGGTGTAGGAGAAGCGAAAGAGAATGCCAAGGTTCTGGATTCCGCTGTCGGCGATCTGGAGAAAATCACCGGTCAGAAGGTAGTTGTGACCAAGGCAAAGAAATCTGTTGCTAACTTCAAGCTCAGAGAGGGAATGCCGATTGGATGCAAGGTTACCTTAAGAGGCGAGAAAATGTATGAGTTCGCTGAGCGTCTGATTAACCTGGCACTGCCCCGTGTACGTGACTTCCGTGGTGTGAATCCGAACGCTTTCGATGGCAGAGGAAACTATGCTCTTGGAATCAAAGAGCAGCTGATTTTCCCCGAAATTGAGTATGACAAGGTTGACAAGGTGAGAGGTATGGATGTCATTTTCGTTACCACCGCCAAAACCGATGAAGAAGCTCGTGAATTGTTGACATTATTCAATATGCCATTCGCAAAGTAA
- the rplX gene encoding 50S ribosomal protein L24, with translation MSVKIKKGDTVKVIAGKDKDKEGKVLSVDLKNNRVIVEGINMITKHTKPNMQNQQGGIVNKEAPIDLSNVMYLHKGKVTRIGYKLDGDKKVRVAKSTGEVLD, from the coding sequence ATGTCAGTGAAGATTAAAAAGGGTGATACTGTTAAAGTAATCGCCGGTAAGGATAAGGATAAAGAAGGAAAGGTTCTTTCTGTCGATTTGAAGAACAACAGAGTCATCGTAGAAGGAATCAACATGATCACTAAACATACAAAACCCAATATGCAGAATCAGCAGGGCGGGATTGTGAACAAAGAGGCTCCTATTGATCTTTCGAACGTCATGTACCTTCACAAAGGAAAAGTAACCCGTATCGGATACAAGCTGGACGGGGATAAGAAGGTTCGTGTTGCAAAATCAACAGGCGAAGTGTTGGATTAA
- the rplN gene encoding 50S ribosomal protein L14 produces the protein MIQQESRLKVADNTGAKEILCIRVMGGSTRRYANIGDIIVATVKDATPGGVVKKGDVVKAVVVRSVKGARRKDGSYIKFDENAAVIIKDDKTPRGTRIFGPVARELREKQFMKIVSLAPEVL, from the coding sequence ATGATTCAGCAGGAAAGCAGACTGAAGGTCGCTGATAACACCGGTGCGAAAGAGATTCTCTGCATTCGTGTTATGGGCGGTTCTACCAGAAGATATGCGAATATTGGTGATATTATCGTTGCTACGGTCAAAGATGCAACACCTGGCGGCGTTGTGAAAAAAGGCGATGTAGTAAAAGCTGTAGTGGTACGTTCTGTGAAGGGTGCCCGCCGCAAAGATGGTTCCTACATCAAATTTGATGAGAATGCAGCGGTTATTATCAAAGATGACAAGACTCCCAGAGGAACACGTATTTTTGGGCCAGTAGCCAGAGAGCTTCGTGAGAAACAGTTTATGAAGATTGTTTCCTTAGCTCCGGAAGTATTATAG
- the rpsQ gene encoding 30S ribosomal protein S17, giving the protein MKGDRQTVEERNLRKTRVGKVVSDKMDKTIVVAIEDHVKHPLYKKIVKKTYKLKAHDENNECNIGDTVKVMETRPLSKDKRWRLVEVMEKAK; this is encoded by the coding sequence ATGAAAGGAGACAGACAAACCGTGGAAGAAAGAAATCTGAGAAAAACGCGTGTCGGTAAAGTTGTCAGCGATAAAATGGATAAGACCATCGTTGTAGCGATTGAAGACCACGTAAAACATCCGCTATACAAAAAGATTGTGAAGAAAACCTATAAATTAAAAGCGCACGATGAAAATAACGAATGCAATATCGGTGATACTGTAAAAGTTATGGAGACCCGCCCGTTATCCAAGGATAAGAGATGGAGACTGGTAGAGGTCATGGAGAAAGCGAAATAA
- the rpmC gene encoding 50S ribosomal protein L29 gives MKSKKYVEDLTAKSAAELKDELVAAKKELFNLRFQNATNQLDNTSRIKEVRKNIARISTVIAQKANSAN, from the coding sequence GTGAAGAGTAAAAAGTATGTAGAAGATTTAACGGCTAAATCAGCTGCAGAATTAAAAGATGAATTAGTAGCTGCTAAGAAGGAACTCTTTAACCTGAGATTCCAGAACGCGACCAATCAGCTGGACAATACGAGCAGGATCAAAGAGGTTCGCAAGAACATTGCGAGAATTTCAACTGTAATTGCGCAGAAGGCCAATTCAGCCAACTAA
- the rplP gene encoding 50S ribosomal protein L16 yields the protein MLMPKRVKRRKQFRGSMKGKALRGNKINYGEFGLVAAEPCWIKSNQIEAARVAMTRYIKRGGKVWIKIFPDKPVTAKPAETRMGSGKGSLEYWVAVVKPGRVMFEIAGVSEEIAREALRLAMHKLPCKCKIVSRADLEGGDNSEE from the coding sequence ATGTTAATGCCTAAGAGAGTAAAACGTCGTAAACAATTCCGTGGGTCCATGAAAGGTAAAGCCTTAAGGGGCAATAAAATCAACTATGGTGAATTTGGCCTTGTGGCTGCAGAGCCCTGCTGGATCAAATCCAACCAGATCGAGGCAGCCCGTGTTGCTATGACCCGTTACATCAAACGTGGTGGTAAAGTTTGGATCAAAATTTTCCCGGATAAGCCGGTTACTGCAAAACCTGCCGAGACACGTATGGGTTCCGGAAAAGGTTCTCTGGAGTACTGGGTAGCAGTTGTGAAACCAGGCCGTGTAATGTTTGAGATCGCAGGAGTGTCTGAAGAGATTGCCCGTGAAGCATTACGTCTTGCCATGCATAAGTTACCATGTAAATGTAAAATAGTTTCTCGTGCAGACTTAGAAGGCGGTGATAACAGTGAAGAGTAA
- the rpsC gene encoding 30S ribosomal protein S3 gives MGQKVNPHGLRVGVIKDWDSKWYAEGDFADYLVEDYNIRKFLKKKLYSAGVSRIEIERASDRVKVIIYTAKPGVVIGKGGAEIEKVKAELAKYTEKKLIVDIKEVKRPDRDAQLVAENIALQLENRISFRRAMKSTMQRTMRAGAKGIKTSVSGRLGGADMARTEFYSEGTIPLQTLRADIDYGFAEADTTYGKVGVKAWIYNGEILPTKGAKEGSDK, from the coding sequence ATGGGACAGAAAGTTAATCCACACGGCTTAAGAGTCGGTGTGATCAAGGATTGGGATTCCAAATGGTATGCAGAAGGCGATTTTGCAGATTATCTTGTAGAAGACTACAATATCAGAAAATTCCTGAAGAAGAAACTGTACAGCGCAGGCGTTTCCAGAATCGAGATCGAGCGGGCGTCTGACAGAGTGAAAGTGATTATTTATACAGCAAAGCCCGGCGTCGTAATCGGTAAGGGCGGAGCTGAAATCGAAAAGGTAAAGGCAGAACTTGCCAAATATACCGAGAAAAAACTGATTGTTGATATCAAGGAAGTTAAGAGACCTGACCGTGACGCACAGCTTGTTGCCGAGAACATCGCTCTGCAGCTGGAGAACCGTATCTCTTTCCGCCGTGCCATGAAATCCACAATGCAGAGGACTATGAGAGCCGGCGCCAAAGGAATCAAAACATCAGTATCCGGTCGTCTTGGTGGAGCAGATATGGCCCGTACCGAGTTCTACAGTGAGGGAACCATCCCGCTGCAGACCCTGCGCGCAGATATCGACTATGGTTTCGCCGAAGCAGATACCACATACGGCAAAGTTGGCGTAAAAGCGTGGATCTATAACGGTGAAATACTTCCAACCAAAGGAGCTAAGGAAGGGAGCGATAAATAA
- the rplV gene encoding 50S ribosomal protein L22 produces the protein MAKGHRSQIKRARNEMKDTRPSAKLSYARMSVQKACYVLDAIRGKDVESALGILTYNPRYASSVIKKLLESAVANAENNNGLSRDSLYVAECFANKAPTMKRIHPRAQGRAYRIEKRTSHISIVLDER, from the coding sequence ATGGCTAAAGGACATAGAAGTCAGATCAAGAGAGCAAGAAATGAGATGAAAGACACAAGACCTTCTGCAAAGCTGTCATACGCAAGAATGTCAGTTCAGAAAGCTTGTTATGTACTGGATGCAATCCGTGGAAAAGATGTTGAATCCGCACTTGGTATCCTGACATATAACCCGAGATATGCTTCCAGCGTGATTAAGAAACTGCTGGAATCCGCAGTTGCTAACGCTGAGAATAACAACGGCCTCAGCAGAGACAGTCTGTACGTGGCTGAGTGCTTTGCGAACAAAGCGCCGACCATGAAGAGAATTCATCCGAGAGCACAGGGTAGAGCCTACAGGATTGAAAAAAGAACAAGTCATATCTCTATCGTGTTAGATGAAAGGTAA
- the rpsS gene encoding 30S ribosomal protein S19 → MARSLKKGPFADESLLKKVDAANASGDKTVIKTWSRRSTIFPSFVGHTIAVHDGRKHVPVYVTEDMVGHKLGEFVATRTYRGHGKDEKKSGVR, encoded by the coding sequence ATGGCTCGTTCACTGAAAAAAGGCCCATTTGCTGATGAAAGCCTGTTAAAGAAAGTTGATGCTGCCAACGCATCAGGCGATAAGACAGTTATTAAGACCTGGTCACGTCGTTCTACAATCTTCCCGTCATTCGTGGGACACACAATTGCAGTCCATGACGGAAGAAAACATGTGCCGGTATATGTTACTGAGGATATGGTTGGACACAAGCTCGGTGAGTTTGTGGCAACCAGAACTTACAGAGGACACGGAAAAGACGAAAAGAAATCCGGCGTAAGGTAA
- the rplB gene encoding 50S ribosomal protein L2, producing the protein MGIKTYNPYTPSRRHMTGSDFSEITKSTPEKSLVVSLNKASGRNNQGKITVRHHGGGSRRKYRIIDFKRFKDDVPAFVKAIEYDPNRTANIALICYADGEKAYILAPEGLKVGMKIMNGPNAEVRPGNCLPLADIPVGTMVHNIELHPGKGGQLVRSAGNGAQLMAKEGKYATLRLPSGEMRMVPMVCRASVGTVGNGEHSLINIGKAGRKRHMGIRPTVRGSVMNPNDHPHGGGEGRAPIGRPGPCTPWGKPAMGLKTRKKNKQSNKYIVRRRDGKTLSK; encoded by the coding sequence ATGGGAATTAAAACCTATAACCCATATACACCTTCCAGAAGACACATGACCGGTTCTGATTTCTCCGAGATTACCAAGTCCACTCCGGAAAAATCTCTGGTAGTTTCTCTGAATAAGGCTTCTGGACGCAACAATCAGGGAAAGATCACAGTCAGACATCATGGCGGCGGCAGCAGAAGAAAATACAGAATCATTGATTTTAAGAGATTTAAGGATGATGTTCCTGCTTTTGTTAAAGCAATTGAATATGATCCGAACAGAACAGCAAACATCGCTCTGATCTGCTATGCAGACGGAGAGAAAGCATATATCCTGGCTCCGGAAGGCCTGAAGGTAGGCATGAAGATCATGAACGGACCGAACGCAGAAGTTCGTCCCGGCAACTGCCTTCCGCTGGCTGATATTCCGGTAGGTACCATGGTTCACAACATTGAGCTTCATCCTGGGAAGGGCGGCCAGCTGGTTCGTTCTGCAGGAAACGGCGCACAGCTTATGGCAAAGGAAGGAAAATACGCGACACTGCGTCTGCCTTCCGGTGAGATGAGAATGGTTCCCATGGTTTGCCGTGCTTCTGTTGGTACTGTTGGTAATGGCGAACACAGCCTGATTAACATCGGTAAAGCTGGAAGAAAACGCCATATGGGCATCCGGCCGACCGTCCGTGGTTCAGTTATGAACCCCAACGATCATCCTCATGGCGGTGGTGAGGGACGCGCGCCGATCGGCCGTCCGGGTCCGTGTACTCCGTGGGGCAAACCCGCGATGGGTCTGAAGACCAGAAAGAAGAACAAACAGTCCAACAAATACATCGTTCGTAGAAGAGATGGCAAAACATTATCGAAATAA
- the rplW gene encoding 50S ribosomal protein L23 codes for MANIQYFDVILKPLVTEKSMSGMGEKKYTFLVHPEANKSQIKEAVEKMFDGVKVKSVNTLNQDGKTKRRGTTYGKTAKTKKAIVALTEESKDIEIFEGL; via the coding sequence ATGGCAAATATTCAGTATTTTGATGTGATATTAAAGCCGCTCGTAACTGAGAAGAGCATGAGCGGAATGGGAGAGAAGAAATACACCTTCCTGGTACACCCGGAGGCAAACAAATCCCAGATCAAAGAGGCAGTTGAGAAAATGTTTGACGGCGTGAAAGTCAAGAGCGTGAATACCCTGAATCAGGACGGCAAGACAAAACGCCGCGGAACGACTTATGGTAAGACCGCGAAAACTAAAAAGGCCATCGTTGCCCTGACAGAAGAGAGCAAAGATATCGAGATCTTTGAAGGGCTGTAA
- the rplD gene encoding 50S ribosomal protein L4, translating into MANVSVYNMEGKEVGTMELSDAVFGVEVKEHLVHQAVVLQLANNRQGTQKAKTRSEVSGGGRKPWRQKGTGHARQGSTRSPQWTGGGVVFAPVPRDYSFKMNKKEKRLALKSVLTSKVQDNKFLVLDELKLAEIKTKEMKKVLDNLKVDKALVVVGDDCENVILSARNIPGVQTASVNSINVFDILKYNTVIATKSSVASIEEVYA; encoded by the coding sequence ATGGCAAACGTATCTGTTTATAATATGGAAGGCAAAGAAGTTGGAACCATGGAGCTTTCTGATGCCGTGTTCGGCGTGGAAGTAAAAGAGCACCTGGTTCATCAGGCAGTTGTTCTTCAGCTGGCTAACAACCGTCAGGGAACTCAGAAGGCAAAGACCCGTTCTGAGGTAAGCGGCGGCGGAAGAAAGCCCTGGAGACAGAAGGGGACCGGTCATGCGAGACAGGGTTCAACGAGATCTCCTCAGTGGACCGGCGGCGGCGTTGTATTCGCTCCCGTTCCGAGAGACTACTCTTTCAAAATGAATAAGAAAGAGAAGAGGCTGGCACTGAAATCCGTTCTTACCAGCAAAGTGCAGGATAACAAATTCCTGGTGCTGGATGAGCTGAAGCTGGCTGAAATCAAGACAAAAGAGATGAAGAAGGTTCTGGATAACCTGAAAGTAGACAAGGCACTGGTTGTTGTTGGTGACGACTGTGAGAACGTGATATTGTCCGCAAGGAATATTCCCGGAGTGCAGACCGCGTCCGTGAACAGCATCAATGTATTCGACATCCTGAAATACAACACCGTAATCGCAACCAAGAGCAGTGTAGCATCCATCGAGGAGGTGTACGCATAA